A window of Cloacibacillus sp. An23 contains these coding sequences:
- the dapA gene encoding 4-hydroxy-tetrahydrodipicolinate synthase codes for MKFMFNGKPFSGVISAVVTPFDGNNTVDEAKMKSLVDWQIESGISGILVLGGSGEYVSLTMNERVRAVRAAAGAAAGRVPVVAGVLEPGIGDSVEAANLFREAGADVPLVLTPYYVTPSQDGIYDFFKKFDEGFNSPFLVYNIPYKNHTDIKPSTFARLAGDVPNCCGIKECSPAFASCVELVHSVGNVCTVMSGEDLMMCGHVLFGAEAAVIASANLIPAAWVKAFEDAKAKNVEAVAAFQKKYYPLFNLLFAETNPAPMKYAMRKIGVDAGEVSTPLKPCSAGLRSELDKIIGALGVRK; via the coding sequence ATGAAATTTATGTTCAACGGCAAACCGTTCTCCGGCGTTATTTCGGCGGTCGTCACTCCGTTCGACGGAAACAACACGGTAGACGAAGCGAAAATGAAATCGCTGGTGGATTGGCAGATTGAGAGCGGAATCAGCGGGATACTCGTCCTGGGCGGCAGCGGTGAATACGTTTCGCTCACGATGAATGAGCGCGTCCGCGCCGTCAGGGCGGCTGCCGGCGCCGCGGCAGGCCGAGTGCCTGTAGTCGCTGGGGTGCTTGAGCCTGGAATAGGCGATTCAGTGGAAGCGGCGAACTTATTCCGCGAGGCGGGCGCTGACGTCCCGCTCGTACTCACGCCCTATTACGTAACGCCCTCGCAGGACGGAATTTATGATTTCTTCAAAAAGTTCGACGAAGGTTTTAACAGTCCTTTTTTAGTTTATAACATCCCATATAAGAACCACACCGACATAAAACCGTCAACCTTCGCCCGTCTCGCCGGGGACGTTCCGAACTGCTGCGGCATCAAGGAATGTTCTCCGGCTTTCGCCAGCTGCGTCGAACTCGTCCACAGCGTAGGAAACGTATGTACGGTCATGAGCGGCGAAGACTTGATGATGTGCGGGCACGTTCTGTTCGGCGCGGAAGCGGCGGTCATAGCTTCGGCCAACCTGATACCGGCGGCCTGGGTCAAGGCGTTTGAAGACGCGAAGGCGAAGAATGTCGAGGCTGTCGCCGCTTTCCAGAAGAAATATTATCCTCTTTTCAACTTGCTGTTCGCTGAAACAAATCCGGCACCGATGAAGTACGCGATGAGGAAAATCGGCGTCGACGCAGGCGAAGTAAGCACGCCTCTAAAGCCCTGCTCGGCGGGGCTGCGCTCCGAACTGGACAAAATAATCGGCGCGCTCGGCGTCAGGAAATAA
- a CDS encoding GNAT family N-acetyltransferase produces the protein MDFAGIFDKNFFSFAEMLGGAPGGGILRLTAPSLAAASGQPHAGENYALLAEGAGREDVEAAAGFFAGRGAGFVTPWLPRTPQAVARALEERGIERRRIYTSMYLPLEAGRGKDAREAVRVTGENSARWAEAAWFAFGGEAGEAAEAYVPFGKYLAKHPKNRAFALEEEGRFVSTALIHETDDAYGLYYFATVPERRRRGLAAKLMDGVTAALPEKKPLVLLATEAGLPFYINYGFKIIDKVPIYCAGDDI, from the coding sequence ATGGATTTTGCCGGAATTTTCGACAAAAATTTCTTTTCTTTCGCCGAGATGCTGGGCGGAGCGCCGGGCGGCGGTATACTGCGCCTGACCGCGCCGTCTCTCGCCGCGGCTAGCGGACAGCCGCACGCCGGAGAGAATTACGCGCTGCTCGCCGAGGGGGCCGGGCGCGAGGACGTAGAGGCAGCCGCCGGCTTCTTCGCCGGGCGCGGCGCGGGGTTCGTCACTCCGTGGCTGCCGCGGACGCCGCAGGCCGTGGCGCGCGCGCTCGAGGAACGCGGCATCGAGCGCCGCAGGATATACACCTCGATGTATCTGCCGCTCGAAGCCGGGCGCGGGAAGGACGCGCGCGAGGCCGTCCGCGTAACCGGCGAAAATTCCGCACGCTGGGCGGAGGCGGCGTGGTTCGCCTTCGGGGGCGAGGCCGGAGAGGCCGCCGAAGCTTACGTGCCCTTCGGGAAATATCTCGCGAAACATCCGAAAAACCGCGCTTTCGCCCTCGAGGAAGAAGGCCGCTTCGTCTCTACCGCGCTCATCCACGAGACGGACGACGCTTACGGCCTCTACTACTTCGCCACCGTGCCGGAGCGCCGCAGGCGCGGGCTGGCCGCGAAGCTGATGGACGGCGTGACCGCGGCTCTGCCGGAGAAAAAGCCGCTCGTCCTGCTCGCGACGGAGGCCGGACTTCCGTTCTACATCAACTACGGCTTCAAGATAATAGACAAGGTGCCGATCTACTGCGCCGGGGACGACATCTAA
- a CDS encoding amidohydrolase yields MWRECEKLQDYIVRIRRGLHEIPETGFDLPETRAFICAELDKLGLTYKKNEGDSGIIGEIKGGAPGKTILLRADIDALPVKEDTGLPFASKHDGKMHACGHDSHAAMLIGALKVLNEHKDELRGNVRFVFQTAEEISKGSQIAIKEGVMDGVDAVFGLHIGSILGPSLPSGTLSVVPGCCMASFDRFAITVKGNGCHGSTPEKGVDPISIACNIVLSLQEITTREIAGTKPAVLTVGMINGGFAYNIIPSEVKIEGTIRAVEEPVRRQLAKRIEEISKGIAAAFRGSVDFLMDWGAPPVVNDPVMAALAAEAAAKVLGAEHVVTTQDAPNMGGEDFAYYLAEKPGAFMFLSSADPAKHSDTPHHNPKFMIDEDVLWKGSAVFVAITEDYLGPESA; encoded by the coding sequence ATGTGGCGTGAATGCGAAAAATTACAGGATTACATAGTCAGGATAAGAAGAGGGCTGCACGAGATACCGGAGACCGGCTTCGACCTGCCGGAGACGCGGGCATTCATATGCGCGGAGCTCGACAAACTCGGCCTGACGTATAAAAAGAACGAAGGCGACTCGGGGATTATCGGGGAGATAAAAGGCGGCGCGCCGGGGAAGACCATACTGCTGCGCGCGGACATAGACGCCCTGCCGGTAAAAGAGGATACGGGGCTGCCCTTCGCCTCGAAGCACGACGGGAAGATGCACGCCTGCGGCCACGACTCGCACGCGGCCATGCTCATCGGCGCGCTGAAGGTGCTGAACGAGCACAAGGACGAGCTGCGCGGGAACGTGAGGTTCGTATTCCAGACGGCGGAAGAAATCTCGAAAGGTTCCCAGATAGCGATAAAAGAGGGCGTCATGGACGGAGTGGACGCGGTGTTCGGGCTGCACATCGGCTCGATACTCGGCCCGTCGCTGCCGTCGGGGACTCTCTCCGTCGTGCCCGGCTGCTGCATGGCTTCCTTCGACCGCTTCGCGATAACCGTCAAGGGAAACGGCTGCCACGGTTCGACTCCCGAAAAAGGCGTGGACCCCATCAGCATCGCCTGCAATATAGTCCTGTCGCTCCAGGAGATAACAACGCGCGAGATAGCGGGAACGAAGCCCGCCGTCCTCACGGTGGGAATGATAAACGGCGGCTTCGCCTATAACATCATACCCTCCGAGGTAAAGATAGAGGGGACTATCCGCGCCGTCGAAGAGCCGGTGCGCCGGCAGCTCGCGAAGCGCATCGAAGAAATATCCAAAGGCATAGCCGCCGCTTTCCGCGGAAGCGTGGACTTCCTCATGGACTGGGGCGCGCCGCCGGTCGTCAACGACCCTGTGATGGCGGCGCTCGCGGCTGAGGCCGCGGCGAAAGTGCTCGGCGCGGAACACGTCGTCACGACGCAGGACGCGCCGAACATGGGCGGCGAAGACTTCGCGTACTATCTCGCGGAAAAGCCGGGCGCCTTCATGTTCCTGAGCTCGGCCGACCCGGCGAAGCACAGCGACACGCCGCACCACAATCCGAAATTTATGATAGACGAAGACGTTCTCTGGAAGGGAAGCGCCGTCTTCGTCGCGATAACGGAAGACTACCTCGGGCCGGAAAGCGCGTAG
- a CDS encoding PucR family transcriptional regulator: MSENFVTVEDMLGMPSLSGVRMIAGKSGARRRVSSVTVLDTPDGAAWLRGEEFVLTTAYGVKDDERKMTELIYQLHKKNAAGLGVKSGRFIGELPKEAVAAADLLGFPILSVPEKFAFRDIINPVIAAIVDRQSARLIYSDKIHNEFLRLAVNGNDAGDVLSALRSLIGRSAVFVDMYFRRVCCSDGSGDICARFAGMDFDRITPELLSHYLCHKVSNSVENFGYIVLDRDGEGCRDDGVVRTALEYAAMVLTLRMMDRISSQRIEDKYRDVFLEDLLTNNVKTESEIHNRARLYGWDLRNGGFVAVVDINNIKKCYVTGYDLERDGELQEASRSIFDVSVSRMLAVFPNAKCYRQSDLAVFIISPDKYDQSRTYAQLEGVFGEIRRAIAGKMIFTVTMGVGEYFPNIRDIHKSYTQARTSINLGYQTEQFDCILFYSRMGIYRLLSAISGTKEAGEFIARYVKPLADYDAKYNAALTETLEAVIKSGWNLKKASGLLFIHYNSVKYRFAKICELLDADLHNNEERLAVDIALKLHMMNANSWQ; encoded by the coding sequence GTGAGCGAAAATTTCGTGACTGTCGAAGATATGCTGGGAATGCCCTCATTGTCGGGCGTGAGGATGATCGCGGGCAAAAGCGGCGCGCGGCGCAGGGTCTCGTCCGTGACGGTGTTAGACACGCCTGACGGAGCCGCGTGGCTGCGCGGCGAGGAGTTCGTGCTCACGACGGCCTACGGCGTGAAGGACGACGAGCGTAAGATGACGGAGCTTATATACCAGCTTCACAAGAAAAACGCCGCGGGGCTCGGCGTGAAGTCCGGGCGCTTCATCGGCGAGCTGCCGAAGGAGGCGGTCGCGGCCGCGGACCTTCTCGGCTTCCCGATACTCTCAGTCCCTGAGAAATTCGCCTTCCGCGACATAATAAACCCGGTGATCGCGGCGATAGTGGACAGGCAGTCCGCCAGGCTCATCTACTCCGACAAGATACACAACGAATTCCTGCGCCTCGCGGTCAACGGCAACGACGCGGGCGACGTGCTCTCCGCGCTGCGGTCGCTCATAGGGCGCAGCGCCGTGTTCGTGGACATGTACTTCCGCCGGGTCTGCTGCTCCGACGGCTCCGGGGACATCTGCGCGCGCTTCGCCGGGATGGACTTCGACCGCATCACGCCGGAACTGCTCTCCCACTACCTATGCCACAAGGTCTCCAACAGCGTCGAAAACTTCGGCTACATCGTGCTCGACAGGGACGGCGAGGGCTGCCGCGACGACGGCGTGGTGCGCACGGCGCTCGAATACGCGGCGATGGTGCTGACTCTGCGTATGATGGACCGCATATCAAGCCAGCGCATCGAGGACAAATACCGCGACGTATTCCTCGAAGACCTGCTGACCAACAACGTCAAAACCGAAAGCGAGATACACAACCGCGCGCGCCTTTACGGCTGGGACCTGCGCAACGGCGGCTTCGTCGCCGTCGTCGATATCAACAACATAAAAAAATGCTACGTCACGGGCTACGACCTCGAACGCGACGGCGAACTTCAGGAGGCGTCGCGCAGCATCTTCGACGTATCGGTAAGCCGTATGCTCGCCGTCTTTCCCAACGCGAAGTGCTACAGACAGAGCGACCTCGCGGTATTCATCATATCGCCCGACAAATACGACCAGAGCAGGACTTACGCGCAGCTCGAAGGCGTCTTCGGCGAAATACGCCGCGCGATAGCGGGAAAGATGATCTTCACCGTGACTATGGGCGTCGGAGAATATTTCCCGAACATCCGCGACATACACAAAAGCTACACTCAGGCGCGCACGTCGATAAACCTCGGCTACCAGACGGAGCAGTTCGACTGCATCCTCTTCTACAGCCGCATGGGGATATACAGGCTCCTCTCCGCCATATCGGGGACGAAGGAGGCCGGCGAGTTCATCGCGCGTTACGTGAAGCCGCTCGCCGACTACGACGCGAAATACAACGCCGCCCTGACGGAGACGCTCGAAGCCGTGATAAAAAGCGGCTGGAACCTCAAAAAGGCGAGCGGGCTGCTGTTCATACACTATAACTCCGTCAAATACCGCTTCGCGAAGATATGCGAGCTGCTCGACGCCGACCTCCACAACAACGAAGAGCGGCTCGCCGTCGATATAGCGCTCAAGCTCCACATGATGAACGCCAACAGCTGGCAGTAA
- a CDS encoding transglutaminase family protein: MAGRFSAPRRFLGNLRLNSESLLRAAGVPAIDVCGIRMDTKDGADMSGGYHCWAQFCVPGCGWATADPADVRKAMLTENIELKDAGKWIDFFWLGADGSRVILERGARGVAFAPAQAAGELNYFMYPYAEVDGKALNYLSAKEFSYKVTYNTK; this comes from the coding sequence GTGGCGGGGCGTTTTTCAGCGCCTCGCCGCTTTTTAGGGAATCTTCGCTTAAACTCCGAATCGCTGCTGCGCGCCGCGGGAGTTCCCGCGATAGACGTCTGCGGCATCCGCATGGACACGAAAGACGGCGCTGACATGAGCGGCGGCTATCACTGCTGGGCGCAGTTCTGCGTCCCCGGCTGCGGATGGGCGACGGCCGACCCCGCCGACGTGCGAAAAGCGATGCTCACGGAAAATATCGAGCTCAAGGACGCCGGCAAATGGATAGATTTCTTCTGGCTCGGCGCGGACGGCAGCCGCGTGATACTCGAGCGCGGAGCGCGCGGCGTGGCCTTCGCCCCCGCCCAGGCCGCCGGCGAGCTGAACTATTTCATGTACCCGTACGCGGAAGTGGACGGCAAGGCGCTGAACTACCTGAGCGCGAAAGAATTTTCCTACAAGGTGACCTATAACACGAAATAG
- a CDS encoding Rrf2 family transcriptional regulator, translating to MYISTKCSIALHCLVFICEYGGSHKVTSSLLSRSSGVSAVTVRNILGALKKDGVISVKAGTGGAALLLPPRAVTLYRVWRAVEPDFLEKLIGVHPSPSRRCPVGRNIRSVLERSYGRIRDDLRRSLESVTLEDLAEDYRAFLSAERTD from the coding sequence ATGTACATAAGCACAAAATGTTCTATAGCGCTCCACTGCCTCGTCTTCATCTGCGAATACGGCGGGAGCCACAAGGTCACCAGCTCGCTCCTGTCGCGCTCCTCCGGCGTCAGCGCCGTCACCGTCAGGAATATACTCGGCGCGCTGAAAAAGGACGGCGTGATATCGGTGAAGGCGGGAACCGGCGGGGCGGCGCTGCTTCTGCCGCCGCGTGCCGTGACGCTGTACCGCGTCTGGCGCGCGGTCGAGCCGGATTTCCTCGAGAAGCTCATAGGCGTCCACCCGTCTCCGTCGCGCCGCTGCCCCGTCGGCAGGAATATCCGCTCCGTTCTCGAACGTTCGTACGGAAGGATAAGGGACGACCTTCGCCGGAGCCTCGAAAGCGTCACGCTGGAAGACCTTGCGGAAGACTACCGGGCCTTCCTGAGCGCGGAACGGACGGACTAG
- a CDS encoding DUF5058 family protein gives MQDYLKIANSGMAWILCSVTIIITVLQAVLYMRMAKKTAAEAKLDPSVAKTSFRIGLISAIGPAMGVFIVMVGLMAAIGGPMAWLRLSIIGAAPTELTAATYGAQASGVELGGPGYGLTAMAVSWFAMALNGAGWLVFTGLFTPSLEKLRDKMSGGDTKWLIVLSGACSLGIFGYLNNNEIIKGGGSAVASICGALSMVFLVRCVVPKCPRLMEYSLGIAMIAGMACAVFFDTMAGK, from the coding sequence ATGCAGGATTATCTCAAGATAGCCAACTCCGGCATGGCGTGGATATTGTGTTCGGTGACGATAATTATTACGGTTCTTCAGGCGGTCCTCTACATGAGGATGGCGAAAAAGACCGCGGCTGAGGCGAAGCTCGATCCGAGCGTCGCGAAGACGTCGTTCAGAATCGGCCTCATATCGGCGATTGGGCCCGCGATGGGCGTATTTATAGTGATGGTCGGCCTTATGGCGGCGATAGGCGGGCCGATGGCGTGGCTGCGCCTTTCGATAATCGGCGCGGCCCCGACGGAGCTGACCGCCGCCACCTACGGAGCGCAGGCCTCGGGCGTCGAGCTCGGCGGCCCCGGCTACGGCCTGACGGCTATGGCGGTCTCGTGGTTCGCGATGGCTTTGAACGGCGCGGGGTGGCTCGTCTTCACGGGGCTCTTTACGCCGAGCCTCGAGAAGCTGCGCGACAAGATGAGCGGCGGAGACACGAAATGGCTGATAGTCCTCTCCGGGGCCTGCTCTCTCGGAATATTCGGCTATCTCAACAACAACGAGATAATCAAAGGCGGCGGCAGCGCCGTGGCCTCGATATGCGGCGCGCTCAGCATGGTGTTCCTCGTCAGGTGCGTCGTGCCGAAGTGCCCGAGGCTGATGGAATACTCGCTCGGCATAGCGATGATCGCGGGAATGGCCTGCGCCGTGTTCTTCGACACGATGGCTGGAAAGTAG
- a CDS encoding GNAT family N-acetyltransferase — translation MIRIETERLVMRELTEDDFAEARRILGDAEVMYAWEHGFSDEETRAWIAENIARYRRDGMSFLAAVEKKSGRLAGFVGPLVENVEGEPRPGVAYILGKEFWKKGYAAEGAAAAIDYIFARTDAGEAIAEIRPENNASRRVAERLGMKERGRLVKIYKGKEMPHLIYSITREEHEAEKEK, via the coding sequence ATGATAAGGATAGAAACGGAGCGGCTCGTGATGCGCGAGCTGACGGAAGACGATTTCGCGGAGGCGCGCCGGATTCTCGGCGACGCGGAAGTAATGTACGCCTGGGAACACGGCTTCTCGGACGAAGAGACGCGCGCGTGGATAGCCGAAAACATAGCGAGGTACCGGCGCGACGGCATGAGCTTCCTCGCCGCCGTGGAGAAGAAAAGCGGCAGGCTCGCGGGCTTCGTCGGCCCGCTCGTCGAAAACGTGGAAGGCGAGCCGCGCCCGGGCGTCGCCTACATACTCGGCAAGGAGTTCTGGAAAAAAGGCTACGCGGCGGAAGGGGCCGCGGCCGCGATAGACTATATTTTCGCGCGCACGGACGCCGGCGAGGCCATAGCCGAGATACGCCCGGAAAACAACGCCTCGCGGCGCGTGGCTGAGAGGCTTGGCATGAAGGAACGCGGCCGTTTGGTGAAAATATACAAAGGGAAGGAAATGCCGCACCTAATATACTCGATAACGAGAGAAGAACACGAAGCGGAGAAAGAAAAATAA
- a CDS encoding FCD domain-containing protein: MNKKRKQLIEKLLEKIQSGEIVTGDKLMPERKLAEILGETRPVLREGLIALEAMGVLDIRDRQGFFLSSAEESDAQKMLQAVRSWPADTLSRAMEVRQIIEPPAAGIAAARRSEKALTKMRECLEKMKELSSEESETANREGAYWNTAFHIIIVEATKNAYMSRIYESVCAVMEQGVSVMRINTDPKDAGGRSISYREHAELYRLIEARDVRGAELAAEAHLKNTIAAFVKLGQIAPAADLFSQGFIGLFRRDGVKETESE; this comes from the coding sequence ATGAACAAAAAGCGAAAACAGTTGATTGAAAAACTACTTGAAAAGATTCAGAGCGGTGAAATTGTCACCGGCGACAAACTCATGCCGGAGCGAAAGCTGGCTGAGATTCTCGGCGAAACGAGGCCGGTGCTGCGCGAGGGGCTAATAGCGCTTGAAGCCATGGGGGTTCTCGATATCAGGGACCGTCAGGGGTTTTTTCTTTCTTCCGCGGAAGAAAGCGACGCGCAGAAAATGCTTCAGGCGGTCAGGAGCTGGCCGGCTGACACACTTTCGCGCGCGATGGAAGTGCGCCAGATAATTGAGCCGCCGGCGGCCGGCATAGCCGCGGCGCGGCGCAGCGAGAAAGCGTTGACGAAAATGCGCGAGTGTCTAGAAAAAATGAAAGAGCTCTCCAGCGAAGAGTCGGAGACTGCAAACAGGGAGGGCGCGTACTGGAACACGGCGTTTCATATAATCATAGTAGAAGCTACGAAGAACGCTTATATGTCGCGCATATATGAGAGCGTATGCGCCGTTATGGAGCAGGGGGTGTCCGTGATGAGGATAAACACCGACCCGAAGGACGCTGGCGGACGCTCTATCTCTTATAGGGAGCACGCGGAGCTTTACAGATTGATCGAGGCGCGCGACGTCAGAGGCGCCGAGCTCGCAGCGGAGGCGCACTTGAAAAACACTATCGCCGCTTTCGTAAAACTCGGACAGATTGCGCCGGCGGCCGATTTGTTTTCCCAGGGGTTTATCGGCCTTTTCCGCCGCGACGGCGTAAAGGAGACAGAAAGCGAATAA
- a CDS encoding transporter → MAFLALWAAYAVLLVFIAKYSSSHDALLPGRVGVVVQALAYVATYISAVALVGFGGLCYMYGLQMLLVAAGNVWFAAWFVYRFLAWPTRLWQRKLNARTPAELLAKAYNAPALQTFIGAISAVLLVVYGSAVFKGAAFMVAGVLPVSMETALVVLVAIVGLSVIFGGLRGVLYTEAFQGLVMIVGVGALLVAVMREVGGPVEGLAKLAALPPTEGANRGFTALSEGAGGLNVIFLAVVTSIGIWAQPQLIQRHFALRSVDETRRAAPLAVLALSVVVGGAYFASAVSRVMLGDGITNPDIVLPTLVNRLLPAFGQQMFALAIVSAALSTASALLHIASGSLGRDVFKRELKGWSWRLTVLLCTAASGYFTLKSGAIIAMIHTTSWTLIACAIMVPYLALLAFGPRTGAAGVIASSVGGFAGAIGWYLLAYAPTSAAATGLSAPGMLGALHPIIPGVIASVAVFALCAKRAAAPAAVKA, encoded by the coding sequence ATGGCTTTTCTCGCACTTTGGGCGGCCTACGCCGTTCTTCTCGTCTTTATCGCGAAGTACTCAAGCAGCCACGACGCGCTGCTTCCCGGTCGCGTCGGAGTCGTCGTGCAGGCCCTCGCCTATGTCGCGACTTATATTTCCGCGGTCGCGCTGGTCGGCTTCGGCGGGCTCTGCTATATGTACGGCCTGCAGATGCTGCTCGTCGCTGCGGGCAACGTCTGGTTCGCTGCGTGGTTCGTCTACAGGTTCCTCGCGTGGCCGACGCGGCTGTGGCAGCGCAAGCTGAACGCGCGCACGCCGGCGGAGCTTCTCGCGAAGGCCTACAACGCTCCGGCGCTCCAGACTTTCATCGGCGCGATCTCGGCCGTGCTGCTCGTCGTCTACGGCTCTGCGGTCTTCAAGGGCGCGGCCTTCATGGTCGCGGGCGTCCTGCCGGTCTCGATGGAGACGGCGCTGGTCGTCCTCGTCGCGATAGTCGGCCTTTCGGTTATTTTCGGCGGGCTGCGCGGCGTTCTCTACACCGAGGCTTTTCAGGGGCTCGTGATGATAGTCGGCGTCGGCGCGCTGCTCGTTGCGGTGATGCGCGAGGTCGGCGGCCCGGTGGAAGGGCTCGCGAAGCTCGCGGCGCTGCCGCCTACGGAGGGCGCGAACAGGGGCTTTACGGCGCTTTCCGAGGGGGCCGGCGGCCTTAACGTCATTTTCCTCGCCGTGGTGACTTCGATAGGCATCTGGGCGCAGCCGCAGCTCATCCAGCGCCACTTCGCGCTGCGCAGCGTGGACGAGACGAGGCGCGCCGCGCCTCTCGCGGTGCTCGCGCTGTCGGTCGTCGTCGGCGGAGCGTACTTCGCGAGCGCTGTCTCGCGCGTCATGCTCGGAGACGGCATCACGAACCCCGACATAGTCCTCCCGACTCTCGTCAACCGCCTGCTTCCGGCCTTCGGCCAGCAGATGTTCGCCCTCGCCATCGTCTCCGCGGCGCTTTCGACGGCCTCGGCGCTGCTCCACATCGCGAGCGGCAGCCTCGGGCGCGACGTGTTCAAACGCGAGTTGAAGGGCTGGTCGTGGCGGCTGACGGTGCTTCTCTGCACGGCGGCGAGCGGCTACTTCACGCTCAAGAGCGGCGCGATAATCGCGATGATCCACACTACGAGCTGGACTCTCATAGCCTGCGCGATAATGGTTCCCTACCTTGCGCTGCTCGCCTTCGGCCCGAGGACCGGCGCTGCCGGAGTCATAGCGAGTTCTGTAGGCGGCTTCGCCGGCGCGATAGGCTGGTACCTTCTCGCCTACGCTCCGACGTCGGCCGCGGCGACGGGCCTCAGCGCTCCGGGAATGCTCGGCGCGCTGCACCCGATAATCCCGGGCGTCATCGCCTCGGTGGCCGTCTTCGCCCTCTGCGCGAAGCGCGCCGCAGCCCCCGCGGCGGTGAAGGCGTAG
- a CDS encoding EFR1 family ferrodoxin (N-terminal region resembles flavodoxins. C-terminal ferrodoxin region binds two 4Fe-4S clusters.): MRVVSIVFSPTGGTRRGADILTKALGGAAEEIDLTKAGADYFAAGLGTDDVAVIAVPSFGGRVPAVAAERLGEIKGGGARCVLVCVYGNRAYEDTLAEMQDIAEKSGFRVIAAAAAIAEHSIARQYGAGRPDAEDKKELEGFVRRIAEKIEKGCESAPAVPGSRPYKPLPAAKLVPQAGEKCVKCGLCARNCPVGAIDLKDPANVDGEKCIGCMRCVSICPKKARDIAPAMREAVANMLKEPCASRKENELFI, from the coding sequence ATGAGAGTCGTAAGTATAGTTTTCAGCCCGACGGGAGGAACGCGGCGCGGCGCGGACATTTTGACGAAGGCGCTCGGCGGCGCGGCGGAGGAGATAGACCTTACCAAGGCCGGCGCGGATTATTTTGCGGCGGGGCTGGGCACGGACGACGTGGCCGTTATAGCCGTCCCGTCGTTCGGCGGACGCGTCCCCGCGGTCGCGGCGGAGCGCCTCGGCGAGATAAAGGGCGGCGGCGCGCGCTGCGTTCTGGTATGCGTCTACGGCAACAGGGCCTACGAGGACACGCTCGCCGAGATGCAGGACATAGCCGAAAAAAGCGGATTCCGCGTAATCGCCGCAGCGGCCGCGATAGCCGAGCATTCGATAGCGCGCCAGTACGGCGCGGGAAGGCCGGACGCGGAGGACAAAAAAGAGCTCGAAGGCTTCGTGCGCAGAATAGCGGAGAAGATAGAAAAAGGCTGCGAATCGGCTCCCGCCGTGCCCGGCAGCCGCCCGTACAAGCCTCTTCCGGCGGCGAAGCTCGTCCCGCAGGCCGGCGAAAAATGCGTGAAATGCGGCCTCTGCGCGCGGAACTGCCCGGTCGGCGCGATAGACTTAAAAGACCCGGCGAACGTAGACGGCGAAAAGTGCATCGGCTGTATGCGCTGCGTCTCGATATGCCCGAAAAAAGCCCGCGACATAGCCCCCGCCATGAGGGAGGCCGTCGCGAACATGCTCAAAGAGCCGTGCGCGTCGAGGAAGGAAAACGAGCTGTTCATCTAG
- a CDS encoding translation initiation factor: MKNKERKNKKMTEGEGFTLASGSPLGLSIGALLGVSGKTAESAPDEAQAEASASAPRTPPSAAEKSPHTQTTPGGPERPKISKVALQRQRAGRGGKTVTLVILPQDYRGDRAALAKELRKALGCGSAIEDGKIVLQGDIADRAEAWFAKKGVSKITKSA, encoded by the coding sequence ATGAAGAACAAAGAGAGAAAAAATAAAAAAATGACTGAGGGCGAGGGCTTCACGCTCGCAAGCGGCTCTCCGCTCGGCCTCTCGATAGGCGCTCTGCTCGGAGTTTCCGGCAAAACAGCGGAAAGCGCGCCGGACGAAGCGCAAGCCGAGGCGTCAGCCTCCGCGCCCCGGACTCCGCCTTCCGCCGCGGAGAAATCCCCACACACCCAAACGACGCCCGGCGGGCCGGAGCGGCCGAAAATTTCCAAAGTCGCGCTCCAGCGCCAGCGCGCGGGACGCGGAGGAAAAACCGTGACGCTCGTCATACTTCCGCAGGACTACAGAGGCGACAGGGCCGCCCTCGCTAAAGAGCTGCGCAAAGCCCTCGGCTGCGGCTCGGCCATAGAAGACGGGAAAATCGTCCTTCAGGGCGACATAGCAGACCGTGCCGAAGCGTGGTTCGCCAAAAAGGGCGTCTCGAAGATCACTAAAAGCGCTTGA